The following coding sequences lie in one Mesorhizobium sp. NZP2298 genomic window:
- a CDS encoding cell wall hydrolase, with translation MIVTRWKAPLLLGVITSPLFLAACSQTTSHGMSVASLTDAITPSFLSSRPYSHTPKDRECLERAMFFESNRSSRDGMIAVGTVVMNRLRSGQHGNTICEVVGEPGQFAPGVMTRPMNSRAMPDVEEAANAVLKGERKAKLKNTMYFHTAGLRFPYKNMHYTMVAGGNAFYEKRGRNWQPLPDEPTVAVASAGSEIVKPAAPVTMVASAEPARPAKTSRVAPAQQVYMTAAAEPARQPKTRTSPVQETYVTATPVATAKSARVTVKQTMVAMQEPMEEPDAARFGGTLNTRVISSVQGEPQEAAMGFQSTPENTDAIGAMIASQSRPLEVN, from the coding sequence TTGATCGTCACGCGATGGAAGGCGCCGCTGTTGCTCGGCGTCATCACGTCTCCCCTGTTCCTGGCTGCCTGTAGCCAAACGACGTCGCATGGCATGTCCGTCGCCAGTCTGACCGATGCCATCACGCCGAGTTTCCTGAGCTCGCGGCCTTACAGCCACACGCCGAAGGACAGGGAATGCCTGGAAAGGGCAATGTTCTTCGAATCCAACAGGTCGAGCCGCGACGGCATGATCGCTGTCGGCACCGTGGTGATGAACCGCCTGCGCTCCGGCCAGCATGGCAACACCATCTGCGAAGTGGTGGGTGAGCCCGGCCAATTCGCGCCGGGCGTCATGACCAGGCCGATGAATTCGCGCGCAATGCCCGATGTCGAGGAAGCGGCCAACGCCGTGCTCAAGGGCGAGCGCAAGGCCAAGCTCAAGAACACCATGTATTTCCACACGGCGGGCCTGCGCTTCCCCTACAAGAACATGCATTACACCATGGTCGCCGGTGGCAATGCCTTCTACGAGAAGCGCGGCCGCAACTGGCAGCCGCTGCCCGACGAGCCGACCGTGGCGGTTGCCTCGGCTGGATCCGAAATCGTGAAGCCGGCCGCGCCGGTGACGATGGTTGCCTCGGCCGAGCCGGCGCGCCCGGCCAAAACGTCCCGCGTCGCTCCGGCGCAGCAGGTCTATATGACCGCCGCCGCGGAACCGGCCCGGCAGCCCAAAACCAGGACCTCCCCGGTTCAAGAGACCTATGTGACCGCGACCCCGGTGGCCACGGCGAAGTCGGCGCGTGTGACCGTGAAGCAGACGATGGTCGCGATGCAGGAGCCGATGGAAGAACCGGATGCCGCCCGTTTCGGCGGAACCTTGAACACGAGGGTCATCAGTTCGGTTCAGGGTGAGCCGCAAGAGGCGGCGATGGGGTTCCAGTCGACGCCGGAGAACACCGATGCCATCGGTGCGATGATCGCCAGCCAGAGTCGACCGCTCGAGGTCAACTGA
- a CDS encoding YbaB/EbfC family nucleoid-associated protein — MKDLLGLMGKAKEMQAKFQAMQDEIATLEASGQAGGGLVNVTLTGKFEMKSLKIDPSLFKEDDVEILEDLILAAHNDAKAKVEQIMQEKTKALTAGLPIPPGMKLPF; from the coding sequence ATGAAAGATCTTCTCGGCCTGATGGGCAAGGCGAAGGAAATGCAGGCCAAATTCCAGGCCATGCAGGACGAGATCGCCACGCTGGAAGCATCCGGCCAGGCTGGCGGCGGGTTGGTCAACGTGACGCTGACCGGAAAATTCGAGATGAAGTCGCTGAAGATCGACCCGTCTCTGTTCAAGGAGGACGATGTCGAGATCCTCGAGGACCTGATTCTTGCCGCCCACAATGACGCCAAGGCCAAGGTCGAGCAGATCATGCAGGAAAAGACCAAGGCACTGACCGCCGGCCTGCCGATCCCGCCGGGAATGAAACTGCCGTTCTGA
- a CDS encoding DNA polymerase III subunit gamma/tau — MSEAGNSGPKSLEPKGPENGKAAAYRVLARKYRPSNFSELVGQEPMVRTLTNAFATGRIAQAWMLTGVRGVGKTTTARILARALNYKTATVDQPSVDLAVLGEHCQAIMEGRHVDVIEMDAASHTGIDDIRDIIERVRYAPVSARYKVYIIDEVHMLSTQAFNGLLKTLEEPPPHVKFIFATTEIRKVPITVLSRCQRFDLRRIDAGSLVAHLSSIAGQEGISVDDDALAMIARAAEGSARDSLSILDQAIAHGAGSVSAEAVRAMLGLADRARIVDLFEHVMKGDVAAALAEFRAQYDTGADPAAVLTDLAEFNHLVTRLRFVPTAMDDASLSQDERERGADFARALSVRVLSRTWQMLLKGIPEVQSSNRPVSAAEMVLIRLAHAADLPTLDEALRSLEGAGSAQNGASRPNGAPAGSGNGNGGGASAVAQTRLPSGSGGAQTMRLVEATPAPVTFVAPPAPVSEPQQVPVRSLADIVALADAQRDIAFKVLVKRCIRPVRIEPGRIDVSLTEDAPKLLLNDLTTKLRAWTGRNWLVSLSKEEGGQTLAEMESTKRENAFLDAKSDPAVAAILARFPGAKIIDVRIPDAPEADETEAEVPVEPPADDDET; from the coding sequence ATGAGCGAAGCCGGAAATTCGGGGCCAAAAAGCCTGGAGCCAAAAGGCCCGGAGAATGGAAAGGCCGCTGCCTATCGCGTGCTGGCGCGCAAATACCGTCCGTCGAATTTTTCCGAGCTGGTCGGCCAGGAGCCGATGGTGCGCACCCTCACCAACGCCTTTGCCACCGGCCGCATTGCCCAAGCCTGGATGCTGACCGGCGTTCGGGGTGTCGGCAAGACCACGACGGCGCGCATCCTGGCGCGGGCACTGAATTACAAGACCGCGACCGTGGACCAGCCTTCGGTCGACCTTGCCGTGCTCGGCGAGCATTGCCAGGCGATCATGGAAGGACGCCATGTCGACGTCATCGAGATGGACGCCGCCTCGCACACCGGCATCGACGACATCAGGGACATCATCGAGCGTGTGCGCTATGCGCCGGTCTCGGCGCGCTACAAGGTCTACATCATCGACGAAGTGCACATGCTGTCGACGCAGGCCTTCAACGGCCTGCTGAAAACGCTGGAAGAGCCGCCGCCGCACGTCAAATTCATTTTCGCCACCACCGAAATCCGCAAAGTGCCGATCACCGTCCTGTCGCGCTGCCAGCGTTTTGACCTGAGACGCATCGATGCGGGATCGCTGGTCGCGCATCTTTCCTCGATCGCCGGCCAGGAAGGCATTTCGGTCGACGACGACGCGCTGGCGATGATTGCGCGCGCGGCCGAAGGCTCCGCTCGCGATTCGCTCTCCATTCTCGACCAGGCGATTGCGCACGGCGCTGGCTCCGTCAGCGCCGAGGCCGTGCGGGCCATGCTGGGCCTGGCCGACCGCGCCCGCATCGTCGATCTGTTCGAACATGTGATGAAGGGCGATGTGGCGGCGGCACTCGCCGAATTCCGCGCTCAATACGACACCGGCGCAGATCCGGCCGCCGTGTTGACCGATCTTGCCGAGTTCAACCACCTTGTCACCCGGCTGCGTTTCGTGCCGACCGCCATGGATGATGCTTCGCTGTCGCAGGACGAGCGCGAGCGCGGCGCCGATTTCGCCAGGGCGCTGTCGGTCAGGGTGCTGTCGCGGACCTGGCAGATGCTGCTCAAGGGCATTCCCGAAGTGCAGTCCTCCAATCGGCCCGTGAGTGCCGCCGAGATGGTGCTGATCCGGCTGGCCCATGCCGCCGACCTGCCGACGCTGGATGAAGCGTTGCGGTCGCTTGAGGGCGCCGGATCGGCACAAAATGGTGCATCGCGTCCGAATGGCGCGCCTGCGGGTTCCGGCAACGGAAATGGCGGTGGTGCCAGCGCGGTGGCGCAGACGCGTCTGCCATCCGGGTCCGGTGGCGCGCAGACCATGCGGCTGGTCGAGGCCACGCCGGCGCCGGTCACCTTCGTCGCGCCGCCCGCGCCGGTGTCCGAGCCGCAGCAGGTGCCGGTCAGGTCGCTGGCCGATATCGTTGCCCTCGCCGACGCACAACGCGACATCGCCTTCAAGGTGCTGGTCAAGCGCTGCATCCGTCCCGTGCGCATCGAACCCGGTCGCATCGACGTCAGCCTGACCGAAGATGCGCCCAAGCTGCTGCTCAACGATCTGACAACGAAACTGCGCGCCTGGACCGGCCGCAACTGGCTTGTCTCCCTATCCAAGGAAGAGGGCGGCCAGACGCTGGCTGAAATGGAATCGACGAAGCGCGAAAATGCCTTCCTCGATGCCAAGAGCGATCCGGCCGTGGCCGCCATACTTGCGCGTTTTCCCGGCGCCAAGATCATCGACGTGCGCATTCCCGATGCGCCGGAGGCAGACGAGACCGAGGCGGAAGTGCCGGTCGAGCCGCCGGCGGATGACGACGAGACCTGA
- a CDS encoding HIT domain-containing protein yields MLPGLKAGFMLDARLEADSEQLMWLGLCELRVMNDRRWPWLLLVPQRPGAEEIHDMTPLDQAMLTFETNMVAQALKKVSGCTKINTGALGNIVRQLHIHIIARSEGDPGWPGPVWGHGLREPYERSDLRRFAETIRAAL; encoded by the coding sequence ATGCTGCCGGGCCTGAAGGCCGGATTCATGCTGGATGCCCGGTTGGAGGCGGACAGCGAGCAGTTGATGTGGCTTGGGCTGTGCGAATTGCGGGTAATGAACGATCGCCGCTGGCCATGGCTGCTTTTGGTACCGCAGCGGCCGGGCGCGGAGGAAATCCACGACATGACGCCGCTCGACCAGGCCATGCTGACCTTCGAGACCAACATGGTGGCGCAGGCGCTCAAGAAAGTCAGCGGTTGCACCAAGATCAACACGGGCGCGCTCGGCAACATCGTGCGCCAATTGCATATCCATATCATCGCCCGGTCCGAAGGCGATCCCGGCTGGCCCGGCCCGGTGTGGGGGCACGGCCTGCGCGAGCCCTATGAGCGCTCCGACCTGCGCCGGTTTGCCGAAACGATAAGGGCGGCGCTATAA
- the nudC gene encoding NAD(+) diphosphatase, whose product MSFSLFDAPLREPSQFVGFAGNTIDRQSENRADDSVDKTLADPTTRLLLMNGGRLYLKLGNGSGLDPWFGVSESQPFKPSFDQSVLLGFSDQGPVLAVPVGVDAEQLPETVKAIDYRSVYMQGLIDEAAAGAMAQGAALLAWHASHRFCSKCGTQSQMRAGGYKRHCPNCGTEHFPRTDPVAIMLTATREKCLLGRGRHFAPGMYSALAGFIEPGETIEAAVRRETLEEAGIRLGRVVYHASQPWPFPYSLMIGCFGEPLNEDIQADLNELEDCRWFGRDEVRLMLAREHADNLVTPPKGAIAHHLIRAWVDSE is encoded by the coding sequence ATGAGCTTCAGCCTGTTTGACGCGCCCCTGCGCGAGCCGAGCCAGTTTGTCGGCTTTGCCGGCAACACCATCGACCGGCAATCCGAGAACCGCGCCGACGATTCGGTCGACAAGACGCTGGCCGATCCAACGACGCGGCTGCTGTTGATGAATGGCGGCCGGCTCTATCTGAAGTTGGGAAATGGCAGCGGCCTTGATCCCTGGTTCGGCGTCTCCGAGAGCCAGCCTTTCAAGCCTTCTTTCGACCAAAGCGTCCTGCTCGGCTTTTCCGACCAAGGACCGGTGCTTGCGGTGCCGGTGGGCGTTGACGCCGAACAGCTGCCGGAGACAGTCAAGGCGATCGACTACCGGTCGGTCTACATGCAAGGGCTGATCGACGAAGCGGCCGCCGGCGCGATGGCGCAAGGGGCCGCCCTGCTCGCCTGGCACGCCAGCCACCGTTTCTGCAGCAAGTGCGGCACCCAATCGCAGATGCGGGCCGGCGGCTACAAGCGCCATTGCCCGAATTGCGGCACCGAGCATTTTCCACGCACCGACCCGGTGGCGATCATGCTGACGGCGACGCGGGAGAAATGCCTGCTTGGGCGCGGCCGGCACTTCGCGCCGGGCATGTATTCGGCGCTCGCCGGCTTCATCGAGCCGGGAGAGACGATCGAGGCGGCGGTGCGCCGCGAGACGCTGGAGGAGGCCGGCATCCGGCTCGGCCGCGTCGTCTACCACGCCAGCCAGCCTTGGCCGTTCCCCTACTCACTGATGATCGGCTGCTTCGGCGAGCCGCTCAATGAGGACATCCAGGCCGACCTCAACGAGCTGGAGGACTGTCGCTGGTTTGGCCGAGACGAGGTGCGCCTGATGCTGGCCAGGGAGCATGCCGATAATCTGGTCACGCCGCCGAAAGGGGCGATCGCGCATCACCTCATACGCGCCTGGGTCGACAGCGAATAG
- a CDS encoding Dabb family protein: MIRHTVVFTLKHAPHSLEEKRFLVDARKILTAIRGVTHFEQLRQISPKNDYRFGFSMEFADQAAYTRYNDHPDHVAFVRDRWVPEVEKFLEIDYVPLGAVI; encoded by the coding sequence ATGATCCGCCACACCGTCGTCTTCACGCTGAAGCACGCGCCGCATTCGCTGGAGGAAAAGCGATTCCTCGTCGATGCCAGGAAAATCCTCACCGCGATCCGGGGCGTCACGCATTTCGAGCAATTGCGGCAGATCAGCCCCAAGAACGACTATCGGTTCGGCTTCTCGATGGAGTTCGCCGACCAGGCCGCCTACACCAGATACAACGACCATCCCGACCATGTCGCCTTCGTGCGTGACCGCTGGGTGCCGGAGGTCGAGAAATTTCTCGAGATCGACTATGTGCCGCTGGGCGCGGTGATCTAG
- a CDS encoding prephenate dehydratase codes for MPEKTNRISFQGEPGANSDTACRNVYPSMEPLPCPTFEDAFNAVETGKADLAMIPIENTIAGRVADIHHLLPESRMHIVGEYFLPIHFQLMVLPGVSRDEIKTVHSHIHALGQCRKYIRKNGWKAVVAGDTAGAAKMISEVKDRTMAALSPALAATLYGLDIIEENVEDTDSNVTRFVVLTKSKQWAERPTADTKMMTTFIFRVRNVPAALYKAMGGFATNGINMTKLESYQLGAFTATLFYADIEGHPDDPLVKLALDELRFFSREVRILGVYPASQSREQWKVAD; via the coding sequence ATGCCTGAAAAAACCAACAGAATATCCTTCCAGGGCGAGCCGGGTGCCAATTCCGATACCGCCTGCCGCAACGTCTATCCCTCGATGGAGCCGTTGCCGTGCCCGACCTTCGAGGATGCGTTCAACGCGGTCGAGACCGGCAAGGCCGATCTCGCCATGATCCCGATCGAGAACACCATCGCCGGACGCGTCGCCGACATCCACCATCTCTTGCCGGAATCGAGGATGCACATCGTCGGCGAGTATTTCCTGCCGATCCATTTCCAGTTGATGGTGCTGCCCGGCGTCAGCCGCGACGAAATCAAGACCGTGCACAGCCACATCCATGCGCTTGGCCAGTGCCGCAAATACATCCGCAAGAACGGCTGGAAGGCGGTCGTGGCCGGCGATACTGCGGGTGCCGCCAAGATGATCTCCGAGGTCAAGGACCGCACGATGGCCGCCCTGTCGCCGGCACTGGCCGCGACGCTCTATGGGCTCGACATCATCGAGGAGAACGTCGAGGACACCGATTCCAACGTCACCCGCTTCGTCGTCCTGACCAAGAGCAAGCAATGGGCCGAACGGCCGACGGCCGACACCAAGATGATGACGACCTTCATCTTCCGCGTCCGTAACGTGCCGGCCGCGCTCTACAAGGCGATGGGCGGCTTTGCCACCAACGGCATCAACATGACCAAGCTGGAGAGTTACCAGCTCGGCGCTTTCACTGCGACGCTTTTCTACGCCGACATCGAGGGCCATCCCGACGATCCGCTGGTCAAGCTGGCGCTGGACGAGCTTCGCTTCTTCTCCCGTGAGGTGCGCATCCTGGGCGTCTATCCGGCCAGCCAGTCGCGCGAGCAATGGAAGGTGGCGGACTAG